A single Cyclopterus lumpus isolate fCycLum1 chromosome 1, fCycLum1.pri, whole genome shotgun sequence DNA region contains:
- the LOC117738630 gene encoding P2X purinoceptor 3-like, translating to MKSQEESTNRRRENTHTQAYFVYTHTHTAKMWSCIKDFFTYETTKSVVVKSWTIGIINRAVQLLIITYFIGWVFVNEKAYQVRDTAIESSVMTKVKGFGIYNNKVMDVADYVIPTQGASVFCIITKIITTENQVQGYCPESENKYNCTQDSQCKRKPGSYGIMTGKCVPFNTTIKMCEIQGWCPAEIDTIKTKPMMEVQNFTIFIKNSIRFPTFNYTKGNFLTTITNDYIKHCNFDMVNNTYCPIFRVGDVVRYAQQNFTKLADKGGVIGIKIGWICDLDKSDDQCNPSYSFTRLDAMSQKNAVSPGYNFRFAKYYKMENGTDYRTLVKAYAIRFDVLVNGNAGKFNMIPTLINMVAAFTSVGVGTVLCDIILLNFLKGAEQYKAKKFEEVSDSPLDYQSNGLYHSQLSLRHSETIMRSSDSGAFSIEHYS from the exons ATGAAGTCACAGGAAGAGAGCactaacagaagaagag aaaatacacacacacaagcttatTTTGTgtatactcacacacatacggCTAAGATGTGGTCTTGTATAAAAGACTTCTTCACCTATGAAACCACAAAGTCAGTGGTAGTGAAGAGCTGGACCATCGGCATCATCAACCGTGCCGTCCAACTCCTCATCATCACTTACTTCATCGG GTGGGTGTTTGTCAATGAGAAGGCCTACCAGGTGAGAGACACAGCTATTGAATCCTCAGTGATGACCAAGGTCAAAGGTTTTGGAATCTACAATAACAAGGTCATGGATGTTGCAGACTATGTCATTCCTACACAG GGAGCTTCAGTCTTCTGCATCATCACCAAAATCATAACCACAGAGAACCAAGTCCAAGGTTACTGTCCTGAG aGTGAGAATAAGTATAATTGTACGCAGGACAGTCAATGCAAAAGGAAGCCAGGTAGTTATG GAATCATGACAGGGAAATGTGTTCCGTTCAACACCACCATCAAGATGTGTGAGATACAAGGATGGTGTCCTGCCGAGATCGACACCATCAAGAC tAAGCCAATGATGGAGGTGCAGAATTTTACAATTTTTATTAAGAATAGCATCCGCTTTCCAACCTTCAACTACACTAA aGGGAACTTCCTGACTACCATCACTAACGATTACATAAAGCATTGTAACTTTGACATGGTCAACAACACCTACTGCCCCATCTTCAGAGTGGGAGACGTGGTCCGCTACGCACAGCAGAACTTCACCAAGCTGGCAGACAAG GGGGGAGTGATTGGAATAAAGATCGGCTGGATATGTGATCTGGACAAGTCAGATGACCAGTGTAACCCCTCGTACTCATTCACCCGACTGGATGCCATGTCACAGAAGAACGCTGTCTCACCGGGATACAATTTCAG GTTTGCCAAATACTATAAGATGGAGAATGGGACGGACTACCGCACTTTGGTCAAAGCCTATGCTATTAGGTTTGATGTTCTGGTCAATGGAAAT GCCGGGAAGTTCAACATGATCCCTACACTCATCAACATGGTGGCAGCCTTCACGTCAGTGGGAGTG GGCACCGTGTTGTGTGATATCATACTGCTGAACTTCCTGAAAGGAGCGGAGCAGTACAAGGCCAAGAAATTTGAAGAG GTGTCGGACAGCCCACTGGATTACCAAAGCAATGGGTTGTACCACTCCCAGCTATCACTCAGACATAGCGAGACCATCATGCGGTCCAGTGACTCCGGAGCATTTTCTATTGAACATTACAGCTAA